The genomic window TCGCAGTTCCGCGGCTCTCAAAGCGGCGACTCTGCCGACGAAAAAGTTTATGCACGCGATGTGGAGccacgcgctggacgcggtgacgcgcctcGAGAGCAGCGTCATTATGCCGTTCAGCTTCGGGAAGAACTGGGGCTGCCCCGTGGCGAGCCCCTCGGCTAAGGACCCGGGCATCATGAGGGACAACGTGTCCGGCGACCAAGACGCGCACAGCAGGGCGAGGTAGGCGACGCACAGCGGCACGAGGGGCAGGGGCGAGCGGaggtacgtcgccgcggccgagcgcGGATGCGAGGCGCCCCACCAGAAGGCGACgaaggacgcgacgaggTAGCCGAGGGAGAGCGCGATGGCAATCTCCgggacgacgctcgcggcggtcgccgtcgcggcggcggcgtgcgcgacggcaacgtcgcctcgtcggtCCACTCGAGGCGACGTTCGGTGGCTTCGGAGCATCGAGatcccgcgagggcgcgacccgacggcgacgtgcgtccggggcgcgcgcggcgcggcgccgctcggacggcccgcgggtggcgcacgggtcgacgccgaccggTGCGCCGTTGGCAGCGACAGGCGgaccgccgaggacgcgcgcatcgcgagcGTCATCCGTCCCGCGGCGCAGCCTCGAGTGAATCAGGGGCGCCCGAGCTGGTTAAACCTGCTGACGTGTTGTTACCTCGCGGatgcgaggcgcgcgggcactgcgcggggacgcgcgggtgggtTTGGACGGAGGTACGGCGAtccgcgatgcgcgcgctcgcgtcggtgcgGCCCttcccggccgcggcgccgcgacgccgcgcgagtgAAGGTCCCAAACCGGGCGCGAACCCGTCGGggcccgcgcgccgaggctgtcggcgattcttcgcggcgcggggcgggcacgacgccgagggacCCAACACGCGGGAGACCCAATACGTCGCGAAGACGGCCACGCAGGCCAccgacgccaaggagaaCCTCACGGAGAGTCAGCAGGTGCAGCGGGACCTGGCTCTCCGCATGATGGAGGCGCAGAGCCGATGGCTGGAGGCGCCGGgcacgccgcgaaggacgagGAAAAAATCCAAGATGAGGCggcccgtcgacgcggacccagccgcggacgcgacccaaaccgcggcatcctccgaggacgtcgccggcgacggggacctCATCGGGATGGACGCCGAAACCGTGGTCGGCGAGGCGTGGGAGCGCGGGCGATGGCTCCTCGGCCTTCTCGTCCTCCAatcctcatcctccgtcGTCCTTCAGCACTACGGCGACTTGGTCCGCGACAACCTCATCATCACGCTGTTCCTCACCATGctcgtgggcgcggggggcaacGCGGGAAACCAGAGCGCCATACGCGTCATCAGAGGCTTGGCCACCGGCGAGATGGTGACGACGAGGGAGTGCTTCGTGGAAACGCTCTGGCGGCAAGCCAGGgtcggcttcctcctcgcgtcgtttcTCTCCGCCGGGGGGTTCGCTCGGGTCATGGTCACCGAGGCCACCGGGGgactggacgccgcgggtggggcgGCTGGCATCAacgacccgcccgcggcggtgggcgccttCGGCATCGCCCTGTCGCTGTTCTGCATAGTGACGCTGAGCACGGTGGCAGGGACGGCGATGCCGtttgcgctcgccgcgagcggccaGGACCCGGCCaacgcggggacgacgatcCAGGTGGTGATGGACATCATGGGGGTGGTCATCACGTGCGTGGTGTGCTCGCTGGTGTTCACGCAGGTGCCCGGGAtgttggcggcggtggggggaTGACCGAACGTCTAACTTTATCGTTTGTTTGGTCATCCATCTTATCTTAGCGACGCGCGTTTGTGACTTATTCCCTTCAATAGTTGAAATACTCGTCAACctgctcgccggcgtccttcCTTCGCCTGCTGTAATCCGCCATGACCAGGGCGTCCCCGACGCCCGGGCCCGTCGTGTTCTtcgccgccaccttcgcGCACGCCTTCTCGAAGTCCGTCGTCTGCGAGTAAATCTTGGTGACGAGCACGACCAACCCGATTGAAACGCCGCTGAGCCCGTAGATGGCGACGTCGTTCTTGTAAAGCGGATGCAGGCACGCGAGGAGTCCGCCGAACGCGGTCCACCCGCCGAGGTACAGGAAGAGCTGCGGCACCTCCACGAACCCGCCGAACTTGGCGAACCAGAGCGGCATGTTCTGCGGCGCGCACTTGCACATCTTGTTCAGGAGTATGGTGGCGACGAAGCCGGAGGTGACGGTGAAATAAAACGTGAGCGTCCACAGCACGAAGTAGGCGGTGGTCCACCCGGGCGTCGCCTCCAGCACCTGCGAGTTCGGGAACACCACCGCGAaccccgcgagcgaggcgatgAGACCGGACAGGAGCACGGTGTTCTCCCACAGGCGCGACACCGCGTTACCCACTCCGTCGTACCCGACGATCGGGGACATGGGCGTCCACCACGTGAGCCCCAGCGTGAACCGCTTCCcccaccccgacgccgcgaagtcCTCAGCGAGGGTCCTCGCCTTGAGGATCTTCTTCGGCTCGGGGCGCACGGTGGGGGTGGCGGTTGGCTGGTCCACGAACTCGGCGGGCTGCGCGCCCT from Micromonas commoda chromosome 11, complete sequence includes these protein-coding regions:
- a CDS encoding predicted protein, with protein sequence MRASSAVRLSLPTAHRSASTRAPPAGRPSGAAPRAPRTHVAVGSRPRGISMLRSHRTSPRVDRRGDVAVAHAAAATATAASVVPEIAIALSLGYLVASFVAFWWGASHPRSAAATYLRSPLPLVPLCVAYLALLCASWSPDTLSLMMPGSLAEGLATGQPQFFPKLNGIMTLLSRRVTASSAWLHIACINFFVGRVAALRAAELRIPVAHTLLLTLITGPIGLLSHWVTQEVFAGSKARARRRTLTASESEPALRLVVGVNGGGILPERAPYGEGYGRGYGHGYGDVPKVGRVGDNKGGKPMSRARFLMLARLASFGETKK
- the MGTE gene encoding Mg2+ transporter-e family (magnesium ion transporter), whose translation is MRALASVRPFPAAAPRRRASEGPKPGANPSGPARRGCRRFFAARGGHDAEGPNTRETQYVAKTATQATDAKENLTESQQVQRDLALRMMEAQSRWLEAPGTPRRTRKKSKMRRPVDADPAADATQTAASSEDVAGDGDLIGMDAETVVGEAWERGRWLLGLLVLQSSSSVVLQHYGDLVRDNLIITLFLTMLVGAGGNAGNQSAIRVIRGLATGEMVTTRECFVETLWRQARVGFLLASFLSAGGFARVMVTEATGGLDAAGGAAGINDPPAAVGAFGIALSLFCIVTLSTVAGTAMPFALAASGQDPANAGTTIQVVMDIMGVVITCVVCSLVFTQVPGMLAAVGG
- a CDS encoding predicted protein, whose translation is MWGSPKPKDARGESADPGNALVPAQSASMQQQGAQPAEFVDQPTATPTVRPEPKKILKARTLAEDFAASGWGKRFTLGLTWWTPMSPIVGYDGVGNAVSRLWENTVLLSGLIASLAGFAVVFPNSQVLEATPGWTTAYFVLWTLTFYFTVTSGFVATILLNKMCKCAPQNMPLWFAKFGGFVEVPQLFLYLGGWTAFGGLLACLHPLYKNDVAIYGLSGVSIGLVVLVTKIYSQTTDFEKACAKVAAKNTTGPGVGDALVMADYSRRRKDAGEQVDEYFNY